The genomic region GCGAAGACCACCGCGCCGTTGCCGGCGCTGGCCAGTTCGTTGATCACGCCGTTTATGTCGCCCATACCGCGCCGCTTGGTCTGCCCCATGACGGACCCGCTGTGGCAGGTATCGACAAAGAAAAGCGTCTTGCCGGCGATGTTGCGGATGGTCTTTTGGATCTCCATGAACGGCAGCCCGGAAGCGCGCAGCTTTTCCAGGTCCACCGTGGCCGGCAGGAAGTAGTAATCGCCGTTCTTGTCGTCCACGCCGTGGCCGGCCAGGAAGATCATGGCCACGTCGTGCTGAGTGGTCTGACGCTCGATCCAATCCAGGCCATTGAGGATGCCGTCCTTGGTGGCCGAGCCGTCGGTGAGCACGCGGGTGACCACGTCGCCGTAGAGCCGGCCTTTCTGCAGGGCCATGGCGGCGGCGAAATCCCGGGCGTCCTTGGCCGGGAATTGCAGGGCCAGGGATTTGTCGTCATAGGCCCCCACGCCAATGGCCAGGACGTAGAGCTTGGCCGCCGGAGCCGCCGGAGCCGCCGTCTTGCCGGCCCACTTGAGACGCACCGTGGCCGGGGCCGAAGGACCGTTCTTGTTGTCGGCGATAACGGAGAGCACCACGTCGCGCCGGGGCAGCGTCACCTTGGACTGCAACACGCTCGGCTCGAAACCGCGTCCGGCCACGGACGGATGGTCCTCGACCACGCGCGCGCCGTCGACCAGAACGCGCACGTCCGTGACATCCTCGCCGCCGGGGCTGCGCACGGCGAATTTGACCGTCGCATCCGGGGTGCTGAAGGCAGAACCGGCGGAAGGCGACAGGATCTCCACCACCGGCGGCCGGGCGGTCAGCACCGAGGGCGAACGGACATCGCCGCCCCGGGCCGCGTTGGCGGCGGCCAGGGCCCGGTCCTCGTCCAGGGTGCGAAGGGCCAGATCGACTACATCCGGGCGGTGAAAGGCGTCGCGAAAACGGGAAGCCGGAAAGAAGTCGGCGGCGCGGTCCGGGCCGTTGTTGACGTTCCAGCCGATCATGTCCTCGCCGCCGGAGGAGGCGTCGTAGTACCCGGACGGCGTCCAAAGCACCCAGCGCCGGCCGTCGGCATTGGGGAAATAGGACAGAATCTCGCGACCGTCCTCCATGCGATACCAGCGGATGGAGCCGTCGCCCATGGCCGCCGCCACCACACGGCCGTCGCCGCTGACGTTGACGGCCCAGACGGTGTCCGGGGCCGGGGTCTGCCACAAAGGCCGGCCGTCCGCGCCGTAGGCCCGCACGTTCCAGGCCGTGCCGAGGATGAGCCGCCGGCCGTCCGGGGCGATGGCCAGGGAATAGGCCGTCTCGAATTCCTTGAGCGCAAGCGGCTTGCCATTCAGCTGCGGCGTGCGGCCACCCTCCCAGCCCGTGACCACGAGGCCCGGGGCCTGGGTGCGGGGCGCGGTCATGCCGGGCGTGGGCGCGTCGATCTGGCGCAGGTCGCGCCCGGGCAGGGCGAAACGGTACAGGCCCTTTTGGGGCGTGGCGTCGTAGGCCACGGTTTCGCCGGTACGGTCAAGGTAGAAGCGGCGGGCCGAGGCGCGATAGTCGCGGATGGCCGGGGACCGGGTCATGCCGAAGGAGCCATCCGGCCGCAACACGCCCCAGCGCGGGGCCACGGTGCCATAGGCCAGCCCGCCGTCGGGCAGCGGGCAGATGGTCACCACGGCGGCCTTGCCCGTGTCCAAGTCCTGGTAGGCCACGAAATCGGCGGGCTTGAAGCGACGCACCGGGCAGCCCCGATCCGTCACCCAGCGCCCGGCGGCCAAAAGCGAACCGTCGGCGGCAAAAGCCACTGAGGCGAGGTTGCCGTTGTCCACGCCGGTCAGGTTCGGCGCGCCAAGAAGATTCAGCGTCTCGGCGTCCAGCACCGTGACGGCGGCGGTATCGGTAAAGCCCACGGCGAGCTGGGTCCCGTCCGGGGAAAAAGCCAGGGAAAAGGGACGCGAACCGCCCTGGGTCCTGGTCTTGGCCACGAGCGACAGACTCGTGTCCGTCACTTTGTACAGGCGGATGGCCCCGTCGTAGCAGGTGGTGGCCAGATGGCCCTTGCCGTCGAAGGCCGCGCCGTAGGACTCGCCGCCGTAAGCCTTGTCCCCGCCGACCAGGGACAGGTCGGACAGCCGCCAGACGCGCACGCCCTCCTCGCCCATGACCGCGGCCAGGTATGCGCCGTCGTGGGATACGGCCAGGTGGTTGATCACGCTCGGCAGGCCGGTCAGGCGCTTGACCATGCGGCCGGTCTCGCGCTCGAAAATATAGATGCTGTGGGTCTTGTCCCAGCCATAGCCGGTCCAGCCGCCGCAAAAGACGTAGCGGCCGTCGGGGCTCATGGCCACGCTGTAGAGCCTGCCCTCGTAGCCGTGGCCGATGGGCGGGCGCAGCACACGCAGTTGTTCGCCGGTCTTGATGTCCCAGACGCGGCAGGTTTTGTCGTCCGAGGCGGTTGCCAGATAGCGGCCGAGGCCATCCACGGCGATGCGCTTTATGAGCGCCGTGTGCATGCCGGTTTCGATGCGCAGTATGGGTTCGGCCGGCGGCGTACCGGCCGACGCGGCGGTGACGTGGCAGAAGGCGACAAGGATCAGGATGGCAGTCAGAATCAGGACGCGAAGGCGCATACGGTCACTCCTCGCCCCGTAACGGGCGGCGCGCATTCTTGTCCCAGTCGCAAACGGCGTCAAGAGGCGGGAGTGAAGGGGAAAAAGGAAAAAGCGTGCGAGAGGGGAAACCCTTTTGCAAAGGGTTCTCCCCTCTCGCGCTCTCCCCTTCCTAAATCTTCTATCTGACGGGATTAACTCTACGTAATATTTTGTTTTTACCAAACAAGAGTTCGGAAAACAAAACACCACAAGAGGAGATGGCCATAAGGCATATCGTTAAAAAGGCGATCCTAAATATTTTATGAACGTTGCGTAATCTCAGTCAGCATGCTCTCCATTGAAACAAGGAACCAGGAAAAGGACTTGCCCTTTTGGGAAGGACAGGCGGTTGCGCGGGGATGCCGGCATGGCCTGGGAATACTGTTCCCTCGCGCAGGAAGACCACCTTCCGCTATCTTGAAAATAACGCTCCATCCCGCATCGGGTGAAGCCCTTCACCCCCTTTGAAAGTTTTTGAAGGGGGTCCAGGGGGAAACTTTTTTCAAAAAGTTTCCCCCTGGCCGCCGGAGGCATCTCCGCCTCTTCGCCCTACTCCCCACCAGCCCGACTTGCCCGGTCCACCAAATAAACGATGGACTGGTAGGGTACGCCGCCGTGGTAGGACAACCCGATCTCGCAGGTACGGCTGTTGCTGTACCCCGACGTGGTGGTGGCCGGCAGCTTGCCGCGCAACTCGGCCAGAGCGGAAGCGTTGAGTTCCGGGTAGAAAAAGCCCCGGTCGCCGGCGAAGCCGCAGCAGTGGATGTCGCGCGGCACGACGACCTCGCGGGCGCAACGTTCGGCCAGGGCCGTGAACTTGGCCGTAAGCCCTATTTTGACCGAGGAGCAGGACACGTGGACGGCCACGGTTTCGGCCACGGGCGTGATGTCGAGGTACGGCAGGCAGTAGTCGGTGATAAATTCCACCGGTTCGTGCAGCTTGAGCCCCGGCTCCATGTGGGTGCGCATGGTGTAGAGGCAGGGGCTGGCGTCGCAGAGGATCGGGATTTCGCCGTCATTGCTGGCCCTTCGCAAGGCCGCCTCGAGCTCCCTGGATTTGCGTCCGGCCTCGCCGTGCATGCCCTTGGACTCGAGCGTGAGCCCGCAGCACAGCTCGCGCATGCCTTCCGGGAAGACGACGTCGTAGCCGGCCTTGGCCAGGATCGACATGGTGGCTTCGAAAAGTCCGCGCTGATCGGGGTCCAGGGCCGAGGGGCCCATGGAGCGGGTGGTGCAGCTCGGGAAGTAGACCACCTTGCGCCCCGTGCCATGACAGGTGGGATGAAAACGCGCCTTGGGCGCGGCCTTGGGCGCGTAGGGCGTCCAGTAAGGGACCATGCCCCGGCTCAGTTTGCGCAGCCCGTGGGTCATGGCGGTCATGGCCGACGTGCCGAGCAGGCGGTGCACGGCGTTCGACAGCCAAAGCCCCTTGGCGGAAAGGGCTGTGACAAGGCCGTAATGGTCGGCCACCCATCGCCCGATCCTGCGGCCGCGCTCGGTCGCTTCGCGCCGGCGGTAGTCCTTGGTGAAAACGCCCGTATCCACGGACACCGGGCAGACCGTTGCGCACAAGCCGTCGGCGGCGCAGGTCTGGTTGCCGTAATATTGGTAGTCTTCGTGAAAGAGGTCGAAGTCCGCCTTGTCCCCCTTGGCGGCGGCAAGGGCCATGTGGCGTTGGAGGGTGATGCGCTGGCGCGGGGTGGTGGTGACGTTTCGCGAGGGGCAGATGGACTCGCAGTAGCCGCATTCGATGCAGGGGTCGATCAACGGGCTCACCTTGGGCAAGGGCTTCAGGTTCTTCATGTGCACCTGCGGGTCATCGGTGAGGATCACGCCCGGGTTGAGCAGGTTTTCCGGGTCGAAGGCGCGTTTGAGGCGTTTCATGAACGCATAGGCCGTGGCCCCCCACTCCATCTCCACAAACGGGGCCATGTTCCGGCCGGTGCCGTGCTCGCCCTTGAGCGACCCGTCGTAGCGGCCGACGACCATATTGGTGACATCGTCGATCAGGTGCTTGTAGTTGGCGACGGAGGCCGGATCGCCGAAATCCGGGCAAAAAACGAAGTGGATGTTGCCTTCCAGGGCATGGCCGAAAATGATGCCTTCGGCGAAGCCGTGGTGGCGCATGAGGCGCTGGACCTCCACCGTGCCCTCGGCCAGCTTGTCAATGGGAAAGACCACGTCCTCGATGATGACGGCGGAACCGGGTTTGCGCGCGCCGCCGACCGAGGTGAAAAGGCCGCGCCGGATGTTCCAGAGCTTTTCGTAATCTTCCTTCTTGTCCATAAAGAGCAGCGGAAAAAGCGGCGAAAGTCCGGACACCCGGTCCAGAGCGGCCTCGATCTGGGCGAGCAAGCCCGGCTTGTCCGCCGCGCGCACCTCGACCAGCACAGCGGCGGCGTCTTCGTCGAGTCCTTTGAGAGAGGACGGCATGCCCGGCTTGTCCTCGACGGAGCGCAACGAGGCCCGGTCCATAAGTTCGGCCGCGGCCACGGGCAGGGACTTGAGCAGCGCGGCGGCACGGCAGGCGTCGGCGATACTCGGGTAGAGCATCAGCGACGAGGCCTTGTGGGGATGTTCGACGACCGTGCGGTAGGTGACCTCACTGATAAAGGCCAGCGTGCCTTCGGAACCGACGACGAGGTGGAGCAGGATATCGAAGGGCTCGGTGAAATCCACAAAGGCGTTCAGGCTGTAGCCCGTCGTGTTCTTGATCTTGAATTTGCGGCGGATGCGCTCGGTAAGCGCGGCATCGGCGGCGATCTCGTCGCGGATGGCGGCGAGCTCGGCCAAAAGCCCGGCATGGATCTTCTCGAAACGCGCCCGGGATACGGGGTCGGCCGTGTCCAGGGCGGTGCCGTCCACAAAGACGAGCTTCATGGATTCCACGGTCTTGTAACTGTTTTCCGCCGTGCCGCAACACATGCCCGAGGAGTTGTTGGCCGCGATGCCGCCGATCATGCAGGCATTGATCGACGCCGGGTCCGGGCCGATCTTGCGGCCATAAGGGGCCAGACGGAAATTGGCCTCGGCCCCGATGACGCCGGGCTCGATACTGACATGGGATGCGCCGGGGTGGATGCGCAATCCCCGGAAGTTGCCGGCGAGATAGACCAGCACCGAGTCGGTGAGCGCCTGTCCGGACAGGCTGGTGCCGGCGGTGCGGAAGGTGACGGACACCTTGGCGCCCGAGGCGGCGCGCAGAATGTGCGCCACTTCCGCCTCGTCCGTGGCCTTGACCACGATCTTGGGGACCAGCCGGTAGAAGCTGGCGTCATCGCCCAGGGCCAGGGTGTGAAACGGCCCGAGGAAAATGCGGTCCGCCGGGAGGAACGCGGCAATGCGGTCGTAAAACGTCTTATGCGCCGGAGGCAGCGTGCTGTCGTGGCCGGGATGCGTCATGGGAAGGCTCCTTGGCGGCGGGGCGCGTCGCTTGGGGGAATGAAGGTTTCTTATGCCACTATTTTCCGGGGTTGGGCAATGGGCGGGCCATGGGATGCGACATGACGCGGCAACAGCGTATTTCCTATCATTTTGGTTTTCTTTGAAGAATACACGTCAAGGCAAAATGGATGACAAAACAGGCGAAATGGCTATAATGAGATATTGAATTTTCACCGCCGACGCGGCCAATTGGAGATGCAAGGAGAGTCGCTTGTTTTTCAATCTGTTTACCCCTGGCACGAGTACAATGCCGCCATCCTTTGAACCCGCATCCAACAGGCGAGATGCGTCAAAGGCCCTTCCCGACGCCTATTCCTTGAAGACCGGGAGCATCCCCAAATATTTCCAGGCACTGCTGGCGTTGCCTGTGCCCGAAGTCTTCGATGCGGCGTTTTTTGCCGATATCGGATTCCGCTACGCCATCGACCGCGCGTTTATCGATATTCTTAAAGAAATGCGTTTTCTTCATGCCGACGGCAGGCCGACACGGCGTTACTTCGACTTCCATGACGGCATTGCGGCTTCCGACGCACTCCTTGACGGTATCCGCGACGCCTACGGCGGGCTCCTGGAAATGGAACCCGATGCCCGCGCCCTGCCGCAACGCCAGATATTCGAGACACTCAAGGCGTTATACGCCGGCAGCAAACCAGACATGATGGTCATTGGCATCGCCAAGACCTTCGTGGCGCTTTGCCAATACGCCGAGGAAATCGATCGCAACCCTCCGCCGCTGCACGCCGCCACGGAAGTGCGGACCGAGGATGCCGGCAAACAAGACGAGGCGGGCGCGGAATCTCCTTCTTCGGGCGCGCCCCGGGAGGCGATGGAAGCCGACCGGCCCGAACCGGCGCTTTCCCTTGATGCGGTCGCGGAGGCGACTCCGGCCGAGGAGCCGGAAACGGCGCGCGCCGAGAGCGCGGACGAGCCCGCCCTTTCGTTCGTGCCCCCCGAACCGGGTTTCTTTCCCGAGCCGGCGGCAACGGACCTTGTCCCCGATCGGCCGGAAACGGTCGTCCCGGACGACGTCTCTGAGGAGCCCATCCTCTTGACGTTGGACCAGCCGGAAGCTGACGGACCGGTCGAGGCATCCGTGGCGGACTCCCTGGACGCTCCTTTCGAGCTGGAAACGCCGCAAGAAAGGACTAAAATCGGGCGTTCCTTCGACCATGACACGGCCCCCCGCTCTTTGGAACAACCAGAGGACGCGATGTCGACAGAGGAGGCCCGGATCGAGAGCACCGTTGCCGGGCCCGAACCGGGCACCCCGGCTGACGGAATCGAAATCGTCATCGACGGGGATGCCCGACCGGAAACGTCCGTAGTCGCCTCTCCCGCGCTGCCGCGTCTCGAGCTCGACGCGTCCTGGCAACCCTCACAGGCCGCCACGGCCGCGCCGGCCGACACCGCGCAAGAGCCCCTTTCCGGCGCCGATCCGGCCCCAAAAGCCCCGACAGTCCCGGCCGCCTCGACGCAAGAGGACATCCCTGCCGGCGACCAGCAGGCCTCCCTCCTGCCCCCCCTTGTCCTGGAAGAGGAAGCCTCGCCGACGACGCAACCGCCCGAGGCGGCGGAAGAGCCGGCGACGCCGGCGGCAAGCGTGTCCCCCAACCTCGCATTGGAACCGGAAACCCGGGAAAACGAAGCGACCGTTGCGCCCGGAATCGACGCTTTGACTGCCGAAGACCTCTCTCCGGACGCCGCGACGCAGGATGTTTCGCCCCTCTCCTTCACGGAAACAGCGCCCGGTGCCGATCCTGCCGGGGAAGACATTCCCGAAACCTCTCCCCACGAGGCGGGACCGGAACTTACGTCGCCGATGCGCCTTTCCGTGCATGGCGTTTATGCAAGCGACGCCCAGCCGCATACCATCAATTTCGTGCTGCCGGAGACCCGGGACCATGCCGTGTACGAGGCCATTTTCGCCAGCTTCAGGCGGCAGTTCCTCAAAGCGGAAAAATAAGCCTCCTTCCGAAACAAAAAAAGGCGCTCCGGTCGGAGCGCCTTTTTTATGGGAGACGGCGCGCGCGCCGTCACATTTCCTTGATGACATCAACCAGCACATTGGTCACTTTCTCGGCGTTCTCCTTGAAGATCGTGACGATCTCCTCCCAGTTCACCGGCGGCTCGTCCGTCTTCCAGCAGTCGTAGTCCGTGCTCATGGCCACGGCGGCGTAGGGCACGCCGGCTTCCACGGCCAGGGCGCACTCCGTGGCCACGCTCATGTTGATGACGTCGGCCCCGAGGATGCGAAACATGTTGGACTCGGCCCGGGTCGAAAAACGCGGCCCTTCGATGGTCACCACCGTCCCTTTGTCATGATGGCGATAGCCGAACTTGCGGCAGGCGCTTATGAGCAGTTCGCGAAGCGGCTCGGAAAACGGGTCGGCCATGGGGGTATGGGCCGGATTGTGGGGTTCGAAACGGTCGTGGAAGGTCGCCACCCGGCGCTTGGTGAAGTCGATGAACTGGTCGAGGATGACGAGGTCGCCCCGGCCGATCTCCTGGCGCAACGAGCCCACGGCCGTGGTGGAAAGGATGGCCGCGCAACCGACCGCGCGCAGGGCGTGAATGTTGGCCCGGTAGTTGACGTGGCTCGGCGTGGCCGTGTGGGCGCGCCCGTGGCGGGCCAGAAGCACCACGCTCTTGCCGGCGATCTTGCCCTGGCGCAGGGTCGAATTCGGCGGCCCGTACGGGGTATCGAGCTCCAGGTCGGTGGGGTTGTCGAGGATGTTGGGATCGTCCAGGCCGCTGCCGCCGATGATGCCGATCTTCATGTGGTTAGGCTCTCAACGGTCCGTACCCGGCAAGGCCGGACGGACCGCTTCCATGTTGCGGGTTTTCGCTGCCGACCGGACGCCGATTGCGCCTATTCCCTGCGCGATAGCTCCGGACGTCATGCTTCGCGGCCGGCCTCAGGCAATCTGCAGGATGCTCTCGCAGTCGTAGGTGCTAAACTGTTGCTTGCCGTTTAAAAAGGTCAGCTCGATGACCACGCCGATGCCGACGATTGCGGCCCCGAATTCTTCCACCAGCTTCACCACCCCGGAAAGCGTGCCGCCGGTCGCCAGCAAATCGTCGA from Solidesulfovibrio fructosivorans JJ] harbors:
- a CDS encoding caspase family protein — its product is MRLRVLILTAILILVAFCHVTAASAGTPPAEPILRIETGMHTALIKRIAVDGLGRYLATASDDKTCRVWDIKTGEQLRVLRPPIGHGYEGRLYSVAMSPDGRYVFCGGWTGYGWDKTHSIYIFERETGRMVKRLTGLPSVINHLAVSHDGAYLAAVMGEEGVRVWRLSDLSLVGGDKAYGGESYGAAFDGKGHLATTCYDGAIRLYKVTDTSLSLVAKTRTQGGSRPFSLAFSPDGTQLAVGFTDTAAVTVLDAETLNLLGAPNLTGVDNGNLASVAFAADGSLLAAGRWVTDRGCPVRRFKPADFVAYQDLDTGKAAVVTICPLPDGGLAYGTVAPRWGVLRPDGSFGMTRSPAIRDYRASARRFYLDRTGETVAYDATPQKGLYRFALPGRDLRQIDAPTPGMTAPRTQAPGLVVTGWEGGRTPQLNGKPLALKEFETAYSLAIAPDGRRLILGTAWNVRAYGADGRPLWQTPAPDTVWAVNVSGDGRVVAAAMGDGSIRWYRMEDGREILSYFPNADGRRWVLWTPSGYYDASSGGEDMIGWNVNNGPDRAADFFPASRFRDAFHRPDVVDLALRTLDEDRALAAANAARGGDVRSPSVLTARPPVVEILSPSAGSAFSTPDATVKFAVRSPGGEDVTDVRVLVDGARVVEDHPSVAGRGFEPSVLQSKVTLPRRDVVLSVIADNKNGPSAPATVRLKWAGKTAAPAAPAAKLYVLAIGVGAYDDKSLALQFPAKDARDFAAAMALQKGRLYGDVVTRVLTDGSATKDGILNGLDWIERQTTQHDVAMIFLAGHGVDDKNGDYYFLPATVDLEKLRASGLPFMEIQKTIRNIAGKTLFFVDTCHSGSVMGQTKRRGMGDINGVINELASAGNGAVVFAASTGRQYSLENPAWQNGAFTKALVEGVMGKADIRHTGRVTFKMLDLYISERVKELTHGEQTPTTGVPGTVEDFPIAAD
- a CDS encoding FAD-binding and (Fe-S)-binding domain-containing protein, whose product is MTHPGHDSTLPPAHKTFYDRIAAFLPADRIFLGPFHTLALGDDASFYRLVPKIVVKATDEAEVAHILRAASGAKVSVTFRTAGTSLSGQALTDSVLVYLAGNFRGLRIHPGASHVSIEPGVIGAEANFRLAPYGRKIGPDPASINACMIGGIAANNSSGMCCGTAENSYKTVESMKLVFVDGTALDTADPVSRARFEKIHAGLLAELAAIRDEIAADAALTERIRRKFKIKNTTGYSLNAFVDFTEPFDILLHLVVGSEGTLAFISEVTYRTVVEHPHKASSLMLYPSIADACRAAALLKSLPVAAAELMDRASLRSVEDKPGMPSSLKGLDEDAAAVLVEVRAADKPGLLAQIEAALDRVSGLSPLFPLLFMDKKEDYEKLWNIRRGLFTSVGGARKPGSAVIIEDVVFPIDKLAEGTVEVQRLMRHHGFAEGIIFGHALEGNIHFVFCPDFGDPASVANYKHLIDDVTNMVVGRYDGSLKGEHGTGRNMAPFVEMEWGATAYAFMKRLKRAFDPENLLNPGVILTDDPQVHMKNLKPLPKVSPLIDPCIECGYCESICPSRNVTTTPRQRITLQRHMALAAAKGDKADFDLFHEDYQYYGNQTCAADGLCATVCPVSVDTGVFTKDYRRREATERGRRIGRWVADHYGLVTALSAKGLWLSNAVHRLLGTSAMTAMTHGLRKLSRGMVPYWTPYAPKAAPKARFHPTCHGTGRKVVYFPSCTTRSMGPSALDPDQRGLFEATMSILAKAGYDVVFPEGMRELCCGLTLESKGMHGEAGRKSRELEAALRRASNDGEIPILCDASPCLYTMRTHMEPGLKLHEPVEFITDYCLPYLDITPVAETVAVHVSCSSVKIGLTAKFTALAERCAREVVVPRDIHCCGFAGDRGFFYPELNASALAELRGKLPATTTSGYSNSRTCEIGLSYHGGVPYQSIVYLVDRASRAGGE
- a CDS encoding DUF5343 domain-containing protein, which produces MKTGSIPKYFQALLALPVPEVFDAAFFADIGFRYAIDRAFIDILKEMRFLHADGRPTRRYFDFHDGIAASDALLDGIRDAYGGLLEMEPDARALPQRQIFETLKALYAGSKPDMMVIGIAKTFVALCQYAEEIDRNPPPLHAATEVRTEDAGKQDEAGAESPSSGAPREAMEADRPEPALSLDAVAEATPAEEPETARAESADEPALSFVPPEPGFFPEPAATDLVPDRPETVVPDDVSEEPILLTLDQPEADGPVEASVADSLDAPFELETPQERTKIGRSFDHDTAPRSLEQPEDAMSTEEARIESTVAGPEPGTPADGIEIVIDGDARPETSVVASPALPRLELDASWQPSQAATAAPADTAQEPLSGADPAPKAPTVPAASTQEDIPAGDQQASLLPPLVLEEEASPTTQPPEAAEEPATPAASVSPNLALEPETRENEATVAPGIDALTAEDLSPDAATQDVSPLSFTETAPGADPAGEDIPETSPHEAGPELTSPMRLSVHGVYASDAQPHTINFVLPETRDHAVYEAIFASFRRQFLKAEK
- the mtnP gene encoding S-methyl-5'-thioadenosine phosphorylase; its protein translation is MKIGIIGGSGLDDPNILDNPTDLELDTPYGPPNSTLRQGKIAGKSVVLLARHGRAHTATPSHVNYRANIHALRAVGCAAILSTTAVGSLRQEIGRGDLVILDQFIDFTKRRVATFHDRFEPHNPAHTPMADPFSEPLRELLISACRKFGYRHHDKGTVVTIEGPRFSTRAESNMFRILGADVINMSVATECALAVEAGVPYAAVAMSTDYDCWKTDEPPVNWEEIVTIFKENAEKVTNVLVDVIKEM